One Scomber scombrus chromosome 23, fScoSco1.1, whole genome shotgun sequence genomic window, TTCGGTGCATCACCCAAGGGAGAGGAAACTCTGTCATTCCTCCTGGGTCTCCATCCTGCAGACTGGCTATCTCTTGATAGAAGAGCAAGGCAATTTGGTATTCAGCTCTGCGGCTAGAAACATCtcactaaaagaaaaaatcaagaAAGTGATTGGCATGTTTTAACCAGAGACAGTGCAGAACAGAATAAAATACTGATGCTCAGCAGCTGGAGCCAGCTGATAAGCATGTTTTTATAACTAGCCTTAAAATTAGAATAGCTAAAGTTTAGCAGTGCATTTTTTGGAATATATACAACATcagaaaatagcaaaaaatatGCCTCATACTTTCCAAAAGCCCACAGTGCAGTTGAAATTCACATTTAATTGGCAAccatataaaacagaaaagtagccgatcttcacatttgagaagctggaactacAAAATGCTGCAGATTATTTGACTAATCAATAGATATCTATTAAGTAAAACACCCAAAATCTTGAGGTTGCTTTAAggtgtttccctttttttgtgtaCAAATGTGTCTGCAAATCatcttcatttattcataaaacGATCAATATATCggtataaaatgaaaataacaggTTATGTTCATTTCCTCTGAGTTGTGCAGGGTTGTATTGGACTACCACCCGAAAACCTACCTTTTTACTAACATACAGATAACCGCATCGAGCCAAATCTAACAGTGTTTAAAGCTAAACAAATCACTCACATCATATGACAATAACACAGAGTTAGGTATGTGTAGCTAAAACTAACATTTAAGGGTAAAAATCGTGACGTCGTACCGGTTTTAGTATCTTTCTTCCAGCTCGTCggctgaaatgaaaacaaagctaCAACATAACGGAGCTCTGCTTTGGGCTGCGGCTACTTTCTGGATCCTGTCGTTGCACAAAAAAACCTAAGCTGCcctttaaaaataatgtaaataatttaaatagtCTGCTGGGTGTATTAGTCACAGGAATTAATTTTAGTATAATTCGTTATTCTCAAAAGGTGCCGGATACATGataaacatcataaaacaaGGGCGTGGGACCCGACTATACACTGGATAAtggttttggttgttttttctaAAATTTCATCACGGGACCCGTCGTGAGCTAATCCACCGCAAACTCTTTACAAGCGCCCTTTTAACGGTTGCTCCTTCATTACCACACAATGACTTATCATTTAATGTGTAGTTATTGTTAATTACGCGATAATACGGTAGGTAATAGTCGTTTATTTAGCggaaaaaacaaccattttaaaCCGAGAGAATGCAGTGACGTTACCTCCTCGACATACGGCCGTTAGCTGCTAACCGTTGCCTAAAATATCGCAGTTTCCATGGTAATTAAAACcccgcagtttccatggtgattaAAAACCCGTTCTCTGTCCGTACTCACATCATCGTCTGTCGGATGTTCAATGGAGAAACACCAGggttgatttcttttttttagctatTCCTCCGCCgcttccatccctcctcctaCCGGTGGTCTCTAGTTAATGTTATATATCCAACAACTTGTTTCTCTTCTGCAGTGCCTCTCTACGTCATGTAGGACgacacaaaaccacacaaaatAGCTAAAACAGCTATTTAGGAGATTAAAACCATTCTAAAATAGTTTCAATGGTGAGTGTTCATCGTCTACTAGGCTACTGGTTTCCTAACTGGGATCTTCAGTGCACCTTAAgagcaaataaattaaaatttacttcaaagtaaatattaacatAGACATTGGCTTCCCAGTTACACAATTTGTTACCTTGCCCGAAGTTTAAAAGggcattaattcattttttgccctcttgggggcagcagaacaagtACGCTCAACCAACATTCACAAATTATCATCTTATATAATTGTTATCAGACTAATGCAAATTTACATAAAGTAGGACTAGATATGAAGcgacattttcatttattttgagtCACACTTCTGGCTATAGCTGAGAAATTTAAGTTCAAATGTTCACTCTTGtttaagctctgtttttggGCTCCACCATACCCTAAGGAACAGCGCCAGGCTTTAAAGCTTATCTtacatagtggccaaactgtgtaattacaacatcaCATGATACTATTGTGTAGTTATTGTTAATTACGCAATAATATGGTTGATAATAGTCGTTTTTTAGCAGCCACAGagggcaaaaaaacaaccagtttACAATCAGATTACTTGTAATCCGATCACCCTTCCaaatgtaatctgattacttgtaatctgattactctCCCAAAAGTTATCTGATTACTCTCCCAAATGTAAAGCTGTTATTTTGACTTGCCTGGCTGAGTTGATATATTGCTTTGGTTGATTTTGATAACTATCCTGAACCACCATCTGTTTCTGCACCCtcttatcattatcatcatcatcatcatcatcatcgccatGTACTTTTAACACCTTCAACGCTGTGAAAAATACCCAACAGACCAGGGTCACCATGTGCCTCTGGAATGAGTTGATTTATTTACCCGAAACAGTACTGATAACAGAGCTCCTCTGTGtgctatgtttgtgtgtggtggtgtCTGCCAGATAGCGTCTTGTAAATGTCAGTTGAATTACTtgaataaacaatacaaatactAACTGCCATAAATTGGTTGTTGCCAGTAGTTGACGGTGCATCACGTCCACCTTGCTAAAGTACTCTAGTCTAATACAACAGTCCTGCAGTAAATTCTCACTTcatgaaggttataatgttcagtttttgttgaaacagAGAGGCATTAAATCAACTGTATagtcattttggaggctgtttGGATTTGTGTTGTTCTCCTCACTAAAATTGCGCTCGGGTTCAAATTGGAAAGGCTGAACAGAAGACATGTTTATCTTGCTGTGAGGGAAACTAACTGGGACCAAAGACTGCTTTGACCATTTGACATCACTACCCAGAATGCATTGCGACAATGGCGACCTACAAGTGAAAggatttttttccaattttatgAAAAATTAAGAGACCGCAAGTGTTGTCATATCACATTTGTATAGTTGATGACAACATTAGTTGTTATCAGGCTGATGCTAATTTACAACAAGTAGGTCTACATATGAAGTgacattatcatttttttggAGCCATGCTTCTGGCTATACCTCAGAAATTTAAGTTATAATGGTGAGTTTTAATCGTCTTATAATAGGTTAATATCCATATAGATTATCGCTGGTTTCAAAATCAGACATCTTAAGagcaaattaattaaatgttccttctaaataaatacattaacataGGCAGTTAAGTGACAGTATTGTTATCCCAGTTATATAATTTGTAACCTCACCAAAAGTTTAAAGgggcattcattcattttattttggcctctagggggcagcagaacaagtACGCCCAACCAACATAGACATATTATCATCTTATAAAGTTGTTAAGTTAAATTTGTTAGCAGACTAATGCAAATTTACATTGAATAGGCCTAGATATGAagtgacattagcatttatttggagtcGAGCTTATGGTAATAAGAAATTAGAGAAATGTAAGTTCAGTGTTTCtcattttagctctgtttttgggcCCCACAATGCCCACAGAAACAGTACTTTGAAGCTAATCTTACATAGAGGCCAAACCATGTAATTACAACATCACATGATGCTATTGGGCCCACTTTTTCCCATAGACATAGAGTGAAATAGATGACTTTCacaatttgatccatttggccCAATCATGTTTTGAAAGTCTAGAAGAGTAACATGATTAAAggttttatccccattcaagttagctgtGTCTTGGCTGGCAAAAGTCTTTCCTAAGCATGTTCCAGGGCTGCAGTGGGCCCATAGTGTGCACAGTAAGTTTCAGGAAGTGGcatttttggcttcatgcaccactgagcaactttcataggaatgaatggggCTCTGCCACCAATGCTGTATCCAATTCTCCTACTTTATCCATGGTGTCCACCAGCCCCTAAGGGAAATATGTGGCTCTTAAGCTTCGAAAGGCTCCACCACATTCCTCTAACTTTCCCTATCTGTTGTTTTGGTGCTGGACAGGAACCTTTCCTGCAAAAACAACTTGCTGCAACTGAAAATCTCAAACTGAAAACCTATGGTATATGTTAAACCAACACGTTTGATGTTTgtctccaccaccatcaccaaAACAACATATGAGGTAGTATCTTATAATGATGTTCAGTCCTGCAATAGAGTTTAAAAACTTGGAGAGCACCTTAGTTTAAGTTGATTTTCCTtcacttttaaatccatttgtATTTATGATTAATTTTCCTACAGGATGGCCCTTCATGAGGAGAGAGCTGCAGGGGAGTCTTGGCAGCTTCCCAGTTCACCATCAAGCACCAGACAAACTGATGGGCTTGAAAATCTCAATCACGTAAAGGTAAagtgcatttcattttgtgtgcaGTTAGTGGACCCTTTTAGTGCACGACTGCATTAAGACATGGTTATTACGGCATATAGCAACAAGTAAATGGACTGTAGTCAAAACCTTTTCCCATCTGCACTTATCATCAATTAAAGCTGAAAGGTTGGACTATGAAAAGACACTCAAGCCTAGTGTAGTGTTGTGGAttgcagacaaaacaaaaaaaggaccAGAGAAGGGACATAAAAGGCAGGAAGAAACAGCAAACGTCCCTTTGTAACAATTAGGAAATGTGCATTACAAAAGGAACAACTCCTGGAAGAAAATAAAGGCAAACAAAAGCACCTCTAAATATAAGTCATGGTTATCTTGGCTGTACAGGCTGTCTGTGTACCAGAGTTGATAACTGACTGACCTTGAAGCCACAGTAAAAGTCTGCCATCGACACTCTGTGCCGAGGTCTCAGCAAACAGTCAATAACTGAGTCAATAATGCTCCATCTATGTATAGAAACTGTGGATGTTtaaaggactgtgtgtgtgtgtgtgtgtgtgtgtgtatgtgtgtgtgtgtgtgtgtgtgtgtgtgtgtgtggttctgtcTTGGTTTGTGTTTAATCTCAATTTTAGTAATAAAAGTACAATGTCTTGTGTAAAATGTTCCTAAAAGGGAAAGTACAGTTTAGAGGCACAGACACTTATATCTCAACTAGCGGAGGAGTTTAAGTATCTCAGGGTCTTATTCACAAGTGAGGGTAAGTGAGATTGACAGGCGGATCAGTGCAACATCAGCAGTGATGCGGGTGTTTCACCGCACCGACTCGTCAAGAAAGAACTGAGGCTGAAGGGgaagctctcaatttaccaaTCAGAATACATTCCAACCCTCACCTGTGGTCACGGTTacgagctttgggtagtgaccgaaagaatgAGATCGTGGATACAAGCAACCAAAATGAGTTTCCTGCGAggagtgtctgggctcagccttagagaccgggtcaggagttcagacatccTGGGGAGGTTAGGAGTAAAGTCGCTACTCCTCTGCATCgaaaaggagccagctgaggttgTTCGGGCAACTGGTCAGGATGTCTCCTGGACACCTCCCTTTAGAGGTGTTCCAAGCCACCTGAATGGGAGGAGACCCCGGTGAAAGATTTGACCTGTTGCCCCACCAACAGGTCAACTCTCTCACTAATCCTGTGAATTAAGTCAACATGTACTCAATGAATTGGCAACAAATTTGGTACAATCATGGTCATCAGAGGAAGAAGCCTACTTACTGTTGATCCCCTGACTTTCTTCTAGCGCCACCATGCGGGTTGTCTCTTGTAATTGTGATAGAAATATCTCGAGCTCTACTACAtagattaccatgaaatttggtacacatattCATGTCCCCTCTCGGGATGAAccgtaataactttggtgatacTTTGACTTTTAATGTAGCACCATCACCAGGTCAtaattttaatttgtccaatactttggtttatgaacAAATACTTTTGACACTAGCAACATTCCCATTTGAACATTTAGCTCAAATTACCACTAAGAGTAAATACAGCCTCAGAGCCAATAGCATTTGCTTTGGTCTTGTTCTAAtattacatataaacatatgcTTAGAATATATAATGCATTGGTCTAGTTTTAACTGCTCCAATAGTCACTGTAGACTGAGATAGTACTTATTCCTTCATGAATCCATAATTGAACACCCTTTGAGGGGGCCTTCTTTAACATAAGTGCTTTTCCTTTTCAAGCTAGAGTACCCCTTTTCACCTCAACATGCTCAAGTAAATTTCACTGTTAATAGTTTACATTGAGTTTTAAATTCATTGGTCAGGATTCTTACTTTAGTATTTGAACATTGTAGTGTTGAAGCcttaaaaagagggaattaATACATTATCCTCTACTGCAGTAAGAGGCGGGTCAGAAAGTGTTGCAAAAGCCAGATTTCTAAGCTGCTCCTGTGGCCCTGTTATCCTTTACGGATGAGTGTTtcagctgtacacacacacacaaacacttctgAGAGCTCACGGTTGACAAAGTGCTACACATTAACACAGCAAGGAGAAAGTCTGtacaaaggaaaagaaaacactgtgtcATGTGATATGTTTTGGAAAAGATGAAGAGCTGGTGCTGGCTTGTTCCATGACCCTTGGTGgaaaaaaaatgcttctttAATTGAACTTGTGATATTTTTTAGGTCATCAGGGAACAATGATAGCCTCATACCCATTTTTCAGGTAAGGCTCTGCCCCTGGCTAATTTTAGTAAGTTTCAAGACAATCTGCCACCCTTGGTCATTTTGCCCATTGTTTTTGGTAACCTGCgagcttgattttgcttgtttttaggCTGTAAAAAAGATCCAAAATCATTTTCTGTGCCTTGGTTGCCTTGGTTCTTGAGAGCTTGAAGTTTTGCAACAAGATTGAAGTTTTGGAAAACCTCCCCTCAGAACCAACGGAGCACTTCAGCATAATACAGCAGATTAAACCTGGACCTCAAGGAGTCGTTCAGATGGTGAAGATAATCCTGTAAAAACACGACTCATTTCATGgcacaaatgtattcaaaaacCAAAGTGATTTCTGAGTTTTGCTTGACTGGTTTATTTTGTTCCATTTGTGGTGTttaatttaccaaaaaaaatgcTGAGCAAAAAtatctgtactgtaaatgtaaaaactcaaaagacagattgataaaaagttatttattttttttgtacatgtaAAGCATTCAGACATCCTCATCGTACAGTACATTGATAGAGCAACCAATGACCTGGTTACTGATTAAAACGTAGTGTTCTTCTTCCTAAAAGTAATTAGGTAATTATTTGCTCTAGAAGGCTTTTCATAATGCTAAATAGCTTGACTATAGCGCAAATGTAAGTTCACATATAGTCTGAGGTAACACTAAATCAATCCttcatcaataaatacaaaaaaaaatacaaataaatctcATCACAAAGCATCTTTGATAAGTAAAGAGAGTCTTCTGAAAGCCTGTTGAAAGAAATAAGAGAAATGATGCGTCAGTAATgggctgagtgtgtgtttttttgtgtgtgtgtgtgtgtttgtccttttACCTCATCAATCTGCTCTGgtgtggagagagaaaaggccGCTCTGACGTAGGGACAGGGGTCACTACTGTTGATCATGAACACGCCTCCAGGAACCAGCAGCACCTTTAAGCACGTACACACACGACTCTTGTTACTGACAGACAATTGTTATCATCCTGTGATTTTCGTCCAGTTTTTacacaaattatatttttatacatccaGGATTACACTAAGAAAGCAAATTTGAATGAATCCTCTTTGTCTTTATCAGCAGTTGTTTGTGTTACATGATAATAAGCTGCATGTCGTGTGGCTTGAATTAATGTAAAGCCAGACAGGGGCtgatgccgataccgatatatcagccgatcttatatatacagaacatattcataaacacttttttcccccaaatatGGTTaacaaacacttgtgacaaagatatgtaatggatattttacagtttaagaataaacttaaaaaaataaaaatgtgtgctcttaaacagtaaacttcactgggagtTTAATATATTAAACTTAAACCCGGCAAAaagtattatatatacatataatgtgGCCtacataactttaaaaaaaaaagaggcacaaATCAGACGGTATAAACACTGATACAGATacatctgtgataggccaatatcggtcGAAACTATCTGTTGACTGAAATATCGGTCGGGCTAtacttaaaacaacacaaattaaactaaaaacagTCCTGcacacattgttgtttttatttttcagtttttgtaaaggttgaaaaaatgtgatataatatgttaattagtgagcttaaGAGGTGGTGGTAGTAAATTGTTTTTATCCTAGGACAGGGCCAGGCTAACTTTCCCCCTGTGTTTCCGTTCTTTacgcttcatatttaacagatatAATAGTAGTGTTATTCTTCTTATATAACTCTGCAAGAAAGAGAATTGTTTTCCATAAAGTCAAATTactcatttaacattttcagaaaataCTGCTCTGATGATGAAAGATAAAGTGTGAACAAAGATTTTCTTTGTGAATTCATATCAGATCAGATCCAAGGCGCTGTTTAATTTCTCTCCTGTGAGCACAGACGTCAAAATCTGCCGATTTGGAGGTTTTTTAAATATCCAGATTTTAGAGGAGAAAAGCAGACTGTGCAGAGATCTTGGAAAAAGCCTGACTGTACCCACTCACATTGTACCCCTTACACCACGGCTCATCAGCTATTTTCCAGCAGGGATTTACAgacgctgtgtgtgtttgtgtgtgtgtgtttgtgtgtgtgtgtttgtgtgtgtggaaggaaAAACACTCAGTTGTTAAACCCACTCATGGTGCACACAATGGGCGCTTTACAAGCATCATCCTACTCTCTATTCAGGCATAAAAACCTGCCTCGCCCCTGGTGCAAAACATCTcataaaacacagagacacCGACAGGAAAATGATGCACCCTAATGCATTCTGGGTACCTGCTATGAGCACAATGACCTGAAGTAGATGCAGTTAAATCACAAAAGAGAATAAATGTGTGAGTTTAGGATGTTAAACTGAGAGATGACAgcatttatatactgtacctCTTTCTCCAACGCCTTCTCCATAATGAGCTGCTGAGTGTCGGCTACGCCATTCAGTTTCATCCACAGGAACATGCCTGCTGATGGAGAGTGCCACTCTGctaaatctacacacacacacacacacacacacacacacacacacacacacacacacacacacacacacacacacacacacacacacacacacacacacacacacacacacacacacacacacacacacacacacacacacacacacacacacacacacacaaataaaaagaaaaccctatgctgtaaaaacaccatatactcATTTCTTataggtggacttttcctaatgtgacacacagtgtacaaaaatggaaatagaaCAGAAGAATTAACAACATTtataatgactgatggggaatttattaCTGTGGATTGGTGTAGGGACTAATTAAGagacagaatatgaacagtatgtgagggtgaAAGGGAATATTTAGCCTAAAAATGGGCAATTTGCTTGATTGACAGGCCTAATGAGCCTATCATGTTCAACCATTGTGAGCtccagtctttttttctgtgttgtcaCGAACCTTTGAGCCACTTGTCTGCAGAGCTGATCATTGCATCTCGTTGCTTCCTGTAAAACTCAATCACCCTgccagaggaaagaaaacagtgtCGTCTATTTAACATTGTAACTCTTTCCTCAACCAGTCAAACCAGTACTGCAGAATACATGTGGAtgtgcacagcagcagcattggTGAAAAAATGACGTACCCGTCTATGTGCTGCAGAAAGCCATCTTGGCCCCAGCTGTGCAACAACTGAGAGACCATGAGCTAAAGGGAAAGCGGAGACGGGAAAGAGTCTCAGGTTGGCACAAATTCAAATTCACAGATTTAAATACGATAAAATGATCCGAGAGAGATAATCCACCTGCAGTGCAGCGAGAGCATCACACACCCTCATTCTTTCACCACAGAGcctttacattttcaatttggCCTGTCCGTGTTTCACGTTTGTCATCACGTGAAAGTAAATGAACGTGTGTTTCACATCTTTCTGAGTAGTTACCAACATTTTTAGTCATTCTAGTTAAATGGAAAAAGGCAGAGGTGGTGATTAAATCAAGAAGAGGATGGCAGCAGGTCTAATtaatctcctctcctctttttctcttattaAAAACCTCCTCTGTAGCCGCCGCTAATCCTGAAACACGTTGTCTCATTTGGAGTTTATTTGACAACGgctgactgcacacacacaatctggtGTATTTGAGGAACGGGAGTAGACACGTTATGTGATGACTCTGCTTAAAAATATGCttcatcattcacacacactctgtctgcATGGAGAGAGTGTAAAAGAAGCTGCTGTGTGCCTACTGCTGCAGCTTTTGTACTTTTAGATGCCAATTAGATGGAGGAAGACACacagaatgaaaagaaaaaggaagttaaattcagcttttttaaCACTAACTTCTTCCAATAGACGCAGTGGACAGTTTCTACTTTTATAAGAGAATTGCATGCGAGTAAACCAGCCATGCAAATAGTCGATTAGGCAGCATGATGGTGAAAAGGTTGAAGGGTGCGGCCATGTAAAAACAGGACTCACCTGTGTGAAGGTGCTAGTGTGCATTGTGGAGGCCTGGATGTGCAGCACCACCCTGTCCACAAGTGGTTTGGGTCCGGTCACGAAACCTAACCTCAACCTGAAAACAAGACGACACACAGACGAAGCGATTAAAGATGTAATTATTACACCgttaatttaactttaatctGACTCTAAGCATTCCTGTTGTGCAacttttgtgttcatgttgctTAAAATGCGACTTAACAGATAAAAGATCTGACACAACTGATTCTTATTGGTTGTGTTGAATAAAAGGAGATTTTTTCTTGAATCTTAAATCTGGAAAAATCTGTGCAGGATTTTGTAGTTTAGTGATGATGCTGAGTGTTTTTAGAGTGAGTAAGGTCTTAACAAGTCTTCAAAACCTCCTATAAAGCTGCAAAAGAGCAAAGTCTGGATCAGTTTTCCcactagaaaaaaaaaccaaaataaatatccTGTCCTGCTGCTCAGTGAATACAGCAAATAAAGGTGCTCCCAAAAGGACGTCAATGCTCACACGCAGTAACATTACCCAAGCAAATTAACTACATGTCAGACAGGGATACACACCCTGTTAACACATCTGGTTCTGACTTGTTACgggaaacaaaaaacactgttgcAGAGTAAACAGTAGAGCTTTATGTGCACGAGGATTAAAGAaaagcacacgcacacacacacacacacacagattcagacGCTCACCCTGAAGACAGGATCTTAGAGAAGGAATCTGTCCTGATGATTCGTCCGTCAACGTCCATGGAGAGAAATGTGGGAGCCCACGGCTGTCAAATTAatgaaacataaacatgaatCACTGTAGACTGTGCCTGAAATTAAtgctaatttttaaaaaaaagtgctaaaATCAGATTATTAAGTAACAACAAAGCAATtcatttaagtatttttacCCTTAAAATGCCACAAAACAGTGTGGCTAAACCTTCTTTAAAGTGTtaactttaaaacatcaaaCCTTTAATTTTAGGTCGTACCTTGTCAAACTGCAGGAAATAGTACGGGTCGTCCTCGATGATGAGCATGTCGTACTGCCTGgccagctatttaaaaaaagaccgCAGGACGTTAATAGCAAACGACAGACTCAATCTGTTGGGAAATCAGCTTCACAACAAGCTCTAATTAGACCAGTCAACACTTTACTGGCTGCTTTACATAAATCTGACTGACAGAGACGCGAAAGTGATTCATCAAATATAACCGTCTGCTGTGTGTCGTCTGACTGTGAGCTGAAGAacaggtaaatatatatttgttctGTGCAGGTAAACAAACCTCGTacacttccttcttcctctgagTCGTCATGGAGGCACCGGTGGGGTTTCCTCCGTTGGGGATGGTGTAGAGGACCTTTGGAGCGCTGCTGTCTGGCTTGTGGATCTCTGAGGGGTTCCATCGAGACAAAACCTGCTTCAGGGCCGCAGGTATCATGCCGTGCTGATCGCTGGGAACGTTGATCAAGTTACAACCGAGCGGCTGGAGCTGCAGACGAAAGCGGGAACGTTAGAAGGTCGTAGAAGGTTTAATAAGTGTCTGATATAAAGAAAGCGCTCTTACTGCCGCTAGTGTTCCTGAATATGTGGGTGCATCCAGCAGAACGTTGTCTCCAGGGTTCACCAGCATCTCAAACACCTAAAAATCAAACAGTGAACATAAAGaaaatcaatataaaacaaacagtagAGGTAATGTtttaggaataaa contains:
- the aadat gene encoding kynurenine/alpha-aminoadipate aminotransferase, mitochondrial, whose amino-acid sequence is MNYARFLTAVSAARKPSAIRMLTELQQRSPPSLISLAGGAPNPNTFPFQSASIQVKNGQTVTFDEAMMKRALQYSASNGIPELLTWMKNLQKSLHNPPTAAYSPENGQMDMCVTTGSQEGLCKVFEMLVNPGDNVLLDAPTYSGTLAALQPLGCNLINVPSDQHGMIPAALKQVLSRWNPSEIHKPDSSAPKVLYTIPNGGNPTGASMTTQRKKEVYELARQYDMLIIEDDPYYFLQFDKPWAPTFLSMDVDGRIIRTDSFSKILSSGLRLGFVTGPKPLVDRVVLHIQASTMHTSTFTQLMVSQLLHSWGQDGFLQHIDGVIEFYRKQRDAMISSADKWLKDLAEWHSPSAGMFLWMKLNGVADTQQLIMEKALEKEVLLVPGGVFMINSSDPCPYVRAAFSLSTPEQIDEAFRRLSLLIKDAL